A single window of Synechococcus sp. CBW1004 DNA harbors:
- the rplU gene encoding 50S ribosomal protein L21 — MTASPATSADTAAGPYAIVAASGQQFWLQPNRYVDLDRLDAEEGETVTLDSVLLVKDSKGTTLGQPFVQGATVELKVMAHRRGPKLIVYKMRPKKKTRRKNGHRQELTRVMVQSIQLNGKAVS, encoded by the coding sequence ATGACCGCCTCTCCCGCCACCAGCGCCGACACCGCTGCCGGCCCCTACGCCATCGTTGCCGCCTCCGGCCAGCAGTTCTGGCTGCAGCCCAATCGCTATGTCGATCTCGACCGGCTGGATGCCGAGGAGGGTGAAACCGTCACCCTCGACTCGGTTCTGCTGGTGAAGGATTCCAAGGGCACCACCCTTGGCCAGCCCTTCGTTCAAGGCGCCACCGTCGAGCTGAAGGTGATGGCTCACCGCCGCGGTCCCAAGCTGATCGTGTACAAGATGCGCCCCAAGAAAAAGACGCGCCGCAAGAACGGTCATCGCCAGGAGCTCACCCGGGTGATGGTCCAGTCGATCCAGCTGAACGGCAAGGCCGTTTCCTGA
- a CDS encoding glucosamine-6-phosphate deaminase: MIELPDAASVSEQVAARLLTERRFRPEQPLGLATGRTMEPVYASLVRQLALLPEAEQERLRERWLSFNLDEYVGVPPGTAGSFRRVMQEQLVRPLGLDPERVRLPDGLAADPDAEARRYGEELAAAGGIGLQLLGLGLNGHVGFNEPPCEADVACRCVPLCATTRQANASGFSGDPGAVPRRAITLGLREILAARSILLVVTGTSKAGILRRLLSTSPSPQLPASWLRHHPDVTVFADPEALG; this comes from the coding sequence TTGATCGAGCTCCCGGATGCGGCAAGCGTGAGCGAGCAGGTGGCAGCCCGGCTGCTGACGGAGCGGCGTTTCCGGCCCGAGCAGCCCCTCGGGCTGGCCACGGGCCGCACGATGGAGCCTGTCTACGCCTCCCTGGTGCGCCAGCTGGCCCTGCTGCCGGAGGCCGAGCAGGAACGTCTGCGGGAGCGCTGGCTGAGTTTCAACCTCGACGAGTACGTGGGGGTGCCGCCCGGCACTGCAGGCAGCTTCCGCCGCGTGATGCAGGAGCAGCTGGTGCGCCCGCTGGGACTGGATCCGGAGCGGGTGCGCCTGCCCGACGGCCTGGCCGCCGACCCCGACGCCGAGGCACGGCGCTATGGCGAAGAACTGGCGGCAGCCGGCGGCATCGGGCTGCAGCTGCTGGGTCTTGGGCTCAACGGGCACGTGGGCTTCAACGAGCCTCCCTGCGAGGCGGACGTGGCCTGCCGCTGCGTGCCGCTGTGCGCCACGACGCGGCAGGCCAATGCCTCAGGCTTCAGCGGCGACCCGGGGGCGGTGCCACGGCGAGCGATCACCCTGGGCCTGCGGGAGATCCTGGCGGCCCGCAGCATTCTGCTGGTGGTCACCGGCACCAGCAAGGCCGGAATCCTCAGGCGGCTGCTCTCGACCTCTCCCAGCCCGCAACTGCCGGCCAGCTGGCTGCGGCACCACCCGGATGTGACCGTGTTCGCGGACCCGGAGGCATTGGGGTAA
- a CDS encoding circadian clock protein KaiA, whose amino-acid sequence MPEPVLQIASLIQDPRLTEACGQWLRGGRYLLVPIAPDQDPVAALDGRREDFDAVLLEQGALAQEVYAGLQERGLLLPAVVIGEVTGRTEYHDAEVHLPPDQLEQLSYSFDAALSRFLRRGLQGSGTPGASGDPEVADRWKLANRLQGRLGYLGVYYKRDPSRFLRNLVPAERDDLVRSLTRTYRDLLLSYFRDPAAANQALESFVNTAFFIDLQVTRIVEIHVNLIDDFSSQLKLEGHRIEFLQDYRLALIDVMAHLCEMYRRSIPPDPPISPGDSPPARSPATTNLSITHPAPPIHSSPVTRSTPKDT is encoded by the coding sequence ATGCCCGAACCGGTCCTCCAGATCGCCAGCCTGATCCAGGATCCACGCCTGACGGAGGCCTGTGGTCAATGGCTGCGGGGAGGCCGCTATCTGCTCGTGCCGATCGCTCCGGATCAGGATCCGGTGGCGGCCCTCGACGGCCGCCGCGAGGACTTCGACGCCGTGCTGCTCGAGCAGGGCGCCCTGGCCCAGGAGGTCTACGCCGGTCTTCAGGAACGGGGTCTGCTGCTGCCGGCGGTGGTGATCGGTGAGGTCACAGGCCGCACGGAGTACCACGACGCCGAGGTGCATCTGCCGCCGGACCAGCTGGAGCAGCTCAGCTACAGCTTCGATGCGGCGCTCTCCCGCTTCCTGCGCCGCGGCCTGCAGGGGAGCGGCACCCCGGGGGCGTCCGGCGACCCGGAGGTCGCCGACCGCTGGAAGCTGGCCAACCGCCTGCAGGGCCGCCTCGGCTACCTGGGGGTGTACTACAAGCGGGACCCGTCCCGCTTTCTGCGCAACCTCGTTCCCGCTGAGCGGGACGATCTGGTGCGGTCGCTGACCCGCACCTATCGCGATCTGCTGCTGAGCTATTTCCGCGATCCGGCTGCGGCGAACCAGGCGCTGGAGAGCTTCGTCAACACAGCCTTCTTCATCGACCTGCAGGTCACCAGAATCGTCGAAATCCATGTGAACCTGATTGACGACTTTTCCAGCCAGCTGAAACTGGAGGGCCACAGGATCGAGTTCCTGCAGGACTACCGCCTCGCCCTGATCGATGTGATGGCGCATCTCTGTGAGATGTACCGCCGTTCGATCCCACCTGACCCTCCCATCAGTCCAGGCGACAGTCCACCTGCACGTTCGCCGGCGACCACGAACCTCTCGATCACGCACCCCGCCCCTCCCATCCACTCCAGCCCAGTCACCCGATCGACGCCCAAGGACACCTGA
- the purC gene encoding phosphoribosylaminoimidazolesuccinocarboxamide synthase: MTALSIGALLHEGKAKRVHATDRPDVAAVEYKDDATAFNALKKASLPGKGALNCRISALLFEHLAGRGVPTHFLGVLDELWMVVRPVRVIPVEVVVRNIAAGSLCRQLPLEAGTPLDPPLIDLYYKDDALGDPLLSEARLERLELVSAEQLATMRDLALTVNRELRELFAAVGLELVDFKIELGFDAEGRILLADEISPDTCRLWDRATADQQERILDKDRFRQDLGGVIEAYGEVLKRVQGVCPPPRVYG, from the coding sequence ATGACCGCTCTTTCCATCGGCGCGCTGCTCCATGAGGGCAAGGCGAAACGGGTCCACGCCACCGACCGCCCCGACGTGGCGGCGGTGGAATACAAGGACGACGCCACGGCCTTCAACGCCCTCAAGAAGGCAAGCCTGCCCGGCAAGGGAGCGCTCAACTGCCGCATCTCAGCCCTGCTGTTCGAGCATCTGGCCGGCCGGGGCGTGCCCACCCATTTCCTGGGCGTGCTCGACGAGCTCTGGATGGTGGTCCGACCGGTGCGGGTGATCCCGGTGGAGGTGGTGGTGCGCAACATCGCCGCCGGCTCGCTCTGTCGCCAGCTGCCGCTCGAAGCCGGCACGCCCCTCGATCCGCCCCTGATCGACCTCTATTACAAGGACGACGCCCTGGGGGATCCGCTGCTGAGCGAAGCGAGGCTGGAGCGCCTCGAGCTGGTGAGCGCCGAGCAGCTGGCCACCATGCGCGATCTGGCCCTGACGGTGAACCGAGAACTGCGCGAGCTGTTCGCCGCGGTGGGGCTTGAGCTGGTGGATTTCAAGATCGAACTCGGCTTCGATGCCGAGGGGCGCATCCTGCTGGCCGACGAGATCAGCCCCGACACCTGCCGCCTGTGGGACCGGGCCACGGCGGATCAGCAGGAGCGGATCCTGGACAAGGACCGCTTCCGCCAGGACCTCGGAGGCGTCATCGAGGCCTACGGGGAGGTCCTCAAACGGGTCCAAGGGGTCTGCCCGCCGCCCCGGGTCTACGGGTAA
- the kaiC gene encoding circadian clock protein KaiC: MQDSRLSSSAPMQVQKLPTGMEGFDDILHGGLPIARSTLISGTSGTGKTVFSLNFLYNGIRDFNEPGIFVTFEESPLDILRNAASFGWNLQEMVEQDKLFILDASPDPEGQDVAGSFDLSGLIERINYAIRKYKARRVAIDSITAVFQQYDAVSVVRREIFRLIARLKEIGVTTVMTTERIDEYGPIARYGVEEFVSDNVVILRNVLEGERRRRTVEILKLRGTTHMKGEFPFTMGAHGVSIFPLGAMRLTQRSSNVRLSSGVPRLDAMCGGGFFKDSIILATGATGTGKTLLVSKFVEDACRNKERAILFAYEESRAQLLRNATSWGIDFEQMEQDGLLKIICAYPESTGLEDHLQIIKTEISQFKPSRMAIDSLSALARGVSHNAFRQFVIGVTGYAKQEEIAGFFTNTSEEFMGSHSITDSHISTITDTILLLQYVEIRGEMARALNVFKMRGSWHDKGIREFVITGNGPEIKDSFSNFERIISGVPHRISDERSDLARIVRGVSSEENL; this comes from the coding sequence ATGCAGGACTCCAGGCTCAGCAGCAGCGCACCGATGCAGGTGCAGAAGCTCCCGACCGGGATGGAGGGCTTCGACGACATCCTGCACGGCGGCCTGCCGATCGCCCGCTCGACCCTGATCAGCGGCACCTCCGGAACCGGCAAGACGGTGTTTTCGCTGAATTTTCTCTACAACGGCATCCGCGACTTCAACGAACCGGGGATCTTCGTCACCTTCGAGGAGTCGCCGCTCGACATCCTGCGCAACGCCGCCAGCTTCGGCTGGAATCTTCAGGAAATGGTGGAGCAGGACAAGCTGTTCATCCTCGATGCCTCACCGGACCCAGAAGGCCAGGATGTGGCCGGCAGCTTTGATCTGTCAGGCCTGATCGAGCGCATTAACTACGCCATCCGCAAGTACAAGGCTCGCCGGGTGGCGATCGATTCGATCACGGCTGTCTTTCAGCAATACGACGCGGTCTCAGTCGTGCGCCGCGAGATCTTCCGCCTGATCGCCAGGCTCAAGGAGATCGGCGTCACCACGGTGATGACAACCGAGCGCATCGATGAATACGGCCCGATCGCCCGTTACGGCGTCGAGGAGTTCGTCTCCGACAACGTCGTGATCCTGCGCAATGTTCTCGAGGGCGAGCGGCGCCGGCGCACGGTGGAAATCCTCAAGCTGCGCGGCACCACCCACATGAAGGGGGAATTCCCGTTCACGATGGGGGCCCATGGCGTCAGCATCTTCCCGCTGGGCGCCATGCGCCTCACCCAGCGTTCGTCGAACGTCCGGCTCAGCTCCGGCGTGCCGCGCCTGGACGCCATGTGCGGCGGCGGCTTCTTCAAGGATTCGATCATCCTGGCCACCGGTGCCACCGGCACCGGCAAGACGCTGCTGGTGTCGAAGTTTGTGGAGGATGCCTGCCGTAACAAGGAACGGGCGATTCTGTTCGCCTACGAGGAATCACGTGCCCAGCTGCTGCGCAATGCCACGAGCTGGGGCATCGATTTCGAGCAGATGGAGCAGGACGGCCTGCTCAAGATCATCTGCGCCTATCCGGAATCGACCGGCCTCGAAGATCACCTGCAGATCATCAAGACCGAGATCAGCCAGTTCAAGCCCTCACGCATGGCCATCGACTCGCTCTCGGCCCTGGCGCGGGGAGTGAGTCACAACGCCTTCCGACAGTTCGTGATCGGCGTTACGGGCTATGCCAAACAGGAGGAGATTGCCGGCTTCTTCACGAACACCTCCGAGGAGTTCATGGGCAGCCACTCGATCACCGATTCGCACATCTCCACCATCACCGACACCATCCTGCTGCTGCAGTACGTGGAAATCCGCGGCGAGATGGCCCGCGCCCTGAACGTGTTCAAGATGCGCGGCTCCTGGCACGACAAGGGCATCCGCGAGTTCGTGATCACCGGCAACGGCCCTGAGATCAAGGACTCCTTCTCGAATTTCGAGCGCATCATCAGCGGCGTGCCTCATCGCATCAGCGACGAACGCAGCGATCTGGCCCGCATCGTGCGCGGCGTCAGCAGCGAAGAGAACCTCTGA
- the purD gene encoding phosphoribosylamine--glycine ligase, with translation MNASPSPASGPARILVVGGGGRENALAWALARCPGVERVWIAPGNGGSTAIPGAERLPLAESDAEGLTEACARLAIELVVIGPEAPLAAGLADALRAAGLPVFGPGRDGARLEASKSWAKQLMREAGVPTAEHWSASSEEQALTALEAHGRPLVVKADGLAAGKGVTVAETMEEARAAITEVFAGRFGEAGASLVLEEMLSGPEVSVFALCDGRQLVLLPPAQDHKRIGEGDTGPNTGGMGAYAPAPLLDAEGLEQARRLVLEPTLQALQSRGIDYRGVIYAGLMLTESGLKVIEFNCRFGDPECETLMPLLGPELAQVLLACARGRLGDAPPLTTLPGCSACVIAAAEGYPLSARSGDAIEIDLESGDDRQLFHAGTRLDEEGVCRTAGGRVLAMVAQAPDFDTAFERAYEGLAQVRFEGITYRRDIGHQVRRRPAPGMRP, from the coding sequence ATGAACGCCTCCCCCTCCCCTGCCTCCGGCCCGGCGCGGATCCTGGTGGTCGGAGGTGGCGGCCGCGAGAATGCGCTCGCCTGGGCTCTGGCCCGCTGCCCGGGTGTGGAGCGGGTGTGGATCGCGCCCGGCAACGGCGGCAGCACGGCCATCCCCGGGGCCGAACGGCTGCCCCTGGCGGAGAGCGATGCGGAGGGGCTGACAGAGGCCTGTGCGCGTCTCGCCATCGAGCTGGTTGTGATCGGACCCGAGGCCCCTCTGGCCGCCGGTCTGGCCGACGCGCTGCGGGCGGCCGGTCTGCCGGTGTTCGGTCCGGGTCGCGACGGTGCCCGCCTGGAGGCGAGCAAGAGCTGGGCCAAGCAGCTGATGCGCGAGGCCGGTGTCCCCACCGCCGAGCACTGGAGCGCCTCCAGCGAGGAGCAGGCCCTGACGGCCCTGGAGGCCCATGGCAGGCCGCTGGTGGTGAAGGCCGATGGCCTGGCGGCGGGCAAGGGGGTGACCGTCGCGGAGACGATGGAGGAGGCCCGGGCCGCGATCACCGAGGTGTTCGCCGGCCGCTTCGGCGAGGCCGGTGCCTCGCTGGTGCTGGAGGAGATGCTCAGCGGTCCGGAGGTCTCGGTGTTCGCCCTGTGCGACGGCCGCCAGCTGGTGCTGCTGCCGCCGGCCCAGGACCACAAGCGCATCGGGGAGGGGGACACCGGACCCAACACCGGTGGCATGGGTGCCTATGCGCCGGCGCCGCTGCTCGATGCCGAGGGGCTGGAGCAGGCACGTCGGCTTGTGCTGGAGCCCACCCTCCAGGCCCTGCAGTCGCGGGGCATCGACTACCGCGGCGTCATCTACGCCGGTCTGATGCTCACCGAGTCGGGCCTGAAGGTGATCGAGTTCAACTGCCGCTTCGGTGATCCGGAGTGCGAGACGCTGATGCCCCTGCTCGGGCCGGAGCTGGCGCAGGTGCTGCTGGCCTGCGCCCGCGGACGCCTGGGCGATGCCCCGCCGCTGACGACCCTGCCGGGCTGCAGCGCCTGCGTGATCGCCGCCGCCGAGGGCTATCCCCTCAGCGCCCGCAGCGGCGACGCGATCGAGATCGACCTGGAGTCCGGCGACGACCGGCAGCTGTTCCATGCCGGCACCCGTCTGGATGAGGAGGGCGTCTGCCGCACCGCCGGTGGCAGGGTGCTGGCGATGGTGGCTCAGGCGCCGGATTTCGACACCGCCTTCGAGCGGGCCTATGAGGGGCTGGCGCAGGTGCGCTTCGAGGGGATCACCTACCGCCGTGACATCGGCCACCAGGTGCGCCGCCGTCCTGCGCCGGGGATGCGGCCATGA
- a CDS encoding ATP-binding protein: MSAATAPWLDWRRRLARWWAEFSLQTKLLAVATLVVSLLMTGITFVALSGIQRDVQQSDTRYARDLGLLLSANVTPLVAQGDDRELAAVAERFWRSSRSLRYIVFADAEGVIYLGIPMGQGGSGNGGEELLSRRLELPADLQRRPDNPLIRKHLTPDGQVTDVFVPLLSGDRYLGVVALGVNPNETVLASAALSREVTVAVFISIWVLVILGSVFNALTITRPVKELLRGVRQIAGGDFGTRIALPVGGELGELLEGFNTMADRLEAYDEANIEELQAAQVKQQTLIATMADGAVLLDADGCIVLVNPTARRLFRWEGRNLEGTPLADQLPEALSEELQPVLQTLLSGERDGSDVRCSCGEPPRTLRIVLQSVRDASGETLKGIAVTVQDLTREVELNAAQSRFISNVSHELRTPLFNIKSYVETLHDLGDQLSEAEKREFLGIANAETDRLTRLVNDVLDLSRLESDRIWTMEPLDLRPAMEQTLRTYRLNAEDKGVQLHLDVEEQLPQVRGNWDLLLQVFDNLVGNALKFSGRGSQLVLRAYPWPDICQLDPGTCPNDENPTCSLTAPLPRLRVEIADTGCGISEADQERIFERFYRVENAVHTEVGTGLGLSIVRGILEKHGTTARMASEPGVGTTFWFDLPLEQADEDELRLADERWQAEQRSRSAQVSSADLLTIG, from the coding sequence ATGAGTGCCGCCACCGCCCCCTGGCTGGACTGGCGCCGGCGCCTGGCGCGCTGGTGGGCCGAGTTCAGCCTGCAGACCAAACTGCTGGCGGTGGCCACCCTGGTGGTGAGCCTGCTGATGACCGGCATCACGTTCGTCGCCCTCAGCGGCATCCAGCGGGATGTGCAGCAGAGCGACACCCGTTACGCCCGCGATCTGGGTCTGCTGCTGTCGGCCAACGTGACGCCCCTGGTGGCTCAGGGGGACGACCGTGAGCTTGCGGCGGTGGCGGAGCGTTTCTGGCGTTCCAGCCGCAGCCTCCGCTACATCGTGTTCGCCGACGCCGAGGGGGTGATCTATCTCGGCATTCCGATGGGCCAGGGGGGGAGCGGCAATGGTGGAGAGGAGCTGCTCAGCCGCCGTCTGGAGTTGCCGGCCGACCTGCAGCGGCGGCCCGACAACCCGCTGATCCGCAAGCACCTGACGCCCGACGGCCAGGTCACCGATGTCTTCGTGCCGCTGCTCAGCGGCGACCGCTATCTCGGAGTGGTGGCGCTGGGCGTCAACCCGAATGAGACGGTGCTGGCCAGTGCCGCCCTCAGCCGTGAGGTGACCGTGGCGGTGTTCATCTCGATCTGGGTGCTTGTGATCCTGGGCTCGGTGTTCAATGCCCTCACGATCACCCGGCCGGTGAAGGAACTGCTGCGGGGGGTGCGCCAGATCGCCGGCGGTGACTTCGGGACCCGCATCGCTCTGCCGGTGGGGGGTGAGCTCGGCGAGCTCCTGGAGGGGTTCAACACCATGGCCGATCGGCTGGAGGCCTACGACGAGGCGAACATCGAGGAGCTGCAGGCGGCTCAGGTGAAGCAGCAGACCCTGATCGCCACGATGGCCGACGGGGCGGTGCTGCTCGATGCCGACGGCTGCATCGTGCTGGTGAACCCCACCGCCCGGCGGCTGTTCCGCTGGGAGGGGCGCAATCTGGAGGGAACCCCCCTGGCCGATCAGTTGCCGGAGGCCCTCAGCGAGGAGCTCCAGCCCGTTCTCCAGACCCTGCTCAGCGGCGAGCGCGATGGCAGTGATGTGCGCTGCAGCTGCGGTGAGCCTCCTCGCACCCTGCGCATCGTCCTCCAGTCGGTGCGTGACGCCAGCGGAGAGACGCTCAAGGGCATCGCCGTGACCGTGCAGGACCTGACGCGCGAGGTGGAGCTGAATGCCGCCCAGAGCCGCTTCATCAGCAACGTCTCGCATGAGCTGCGCACGCCGCTGTTCAACATCAAGAGCTATGTGGAGACCCTCCACGATCTGGGCGACCAGCTCAGCGAGGCGGAGAAGCGGGAGTTCCTCGGCATCGCGAACGCCGAGACCGATCGACTGACCCGCCTGGTGAACGACGTGCTCGATCTCTCCCGGCTGGAGAGTGACCGGATCTGGACGATGGAGCCCCTGGATCTGCGGCCGGCGATGGAGCAGACCCTGCGCACCTACCGCCTCAACGCGGAGGACAAGGGAGTGCAGCTGCACCTCGACGTCGAGGAACAGCTGCCTCAGGTGCGCGGCAACTGGGATCTGCTGCTGCAGGTCTTCGACAACCTCGTGGGCAACGCCCTGAAGTTCTCCGGCCGGGGCAGTCAGCTGGTGCTGCGCGCCTACCCGTGGCCCGACATCTGTCAGCTGGATCCCGGCACCTGCCCCAATGACGAGAACCCCACCTGTTCTCTCACGGCGCCGCTGCCCCGTCTGCGGGTGGAGATCGCCGACACCGGCTGCGGCATTTCCGAGGCGGATCAGGAACGCATCTTCGAGCGCTTTTACCGCGTCGAGAATGCGGTCCACACGGAAGTGGGCACCGGCCTTGGGCTCTCGATCGTGCGCGGCATCCTCGAGAAGCACGGCACCACGGCCCGGATGGCCAGCGAACCGGGGGTGGGCACCACCTTCTGGTTCGATCTGCCGCTGGAGCAGGCCGACGAGGACGAGCTGCGGCTGGCTGATGAGCGCTGGCAGGCGGAACAACGCAGTCGCTCCGCTCAGGTCAGCTCAGCCGATCTGCTGACGATCGGCTGA
- a CDS encoding YebC/PmpR family DNA-binding transcriptional regulator: MAGHSKWAQIKRTKAVVDARRGAVFTRLGREIMVAARGGADPAGNFQLRTAIEKAKAAGVPNANIDRAIAKGSGQGGGEADRFEAVRYEGYGPGGVAVLVEALTDNRNRSAAEIRLAFSKHGGNLGETGCVSYLFEQRSVVRIEQPGLEEEALLERLLALEEEGGPTVFSYSLDPAGAEVVGAYADLEALQDGLRRQGLNVSEWEHRWIASTSCRLEDPELLRSCLRMLDVLEELDDVRSVTANLEADEALMEAVMG, encoded by the coding sequence ATGGCCGGCCACAGCAAATGGGCTCAGATCAAGCGCACCAAGGCCGTTGTCGACGCCAGACGCGGTGCGGTGTTCACCCGCCTGGGCCGCGAGATCATGGTGGCGGCCCGGGGCGGTGCCGATCCCGCCGGCAACTTCCAGCTGCGCACGGCGATCGAGAAGGCCAAGGCGGCCGGTGTGCCCAACGCCAACATCGATCGGGCGATCGCCAAGGGCTCCGGTCAGGGGGGCGGGGAGGCCGATCGTTTCGAGGCCGTCCGCTACGAGGGCTATGGCCCCGGTGGCGTGGCCGTGCTGGTGGAGGCCCTCACTGACAATCGCAACCGCAGCGCTGCCGAGATCCGGCTGGCGTTCAGCAAGCACGGCGGCAACCTCGGCGAGACCGGCTGCGTCAGTTATCTGTTCGAGCAGCGCTCGGTGGTGCGCATCGAACAGCCGGGCCTTGAGGAGGAGGCCCTGCTGGAGCGGCTGCTGGCCCTGGAGGAGGAGGGCGGCCCGACTGTGTTCAGCTACAGCCTCGATCCGGCCGGCGCCGAGGTGGTCGGCGCCTATGCCGATCTGGAAGCCCTGCAGGACGGTCTGCGCCGCCAGGGCCTGAACGTCAGCGAGTGGGAGCACCGCTGGATCGCCTCCACCAGCTGCCGCCTGGAGGATCCCGAGCTGCTGCGCAGCTGCCTGCGCATGCTCGATGTGCTCGAGGAGCTCGATGACGTGCGCAGCGTCACGGCGAATCTGGAGGCGGATGAGGCGCTGATGGAGGCGGTGATGGGGTGA
- the rpmA gene encoding 50S ribosomal protein L27 encodes MAHKKGTGSTRNGRDSNSKRLGVKRYGGETVSAGSILIRQRGTSVLPGVNVGRGSDDTLFALVDGVVTFESIKRGLRNRKRINIAVA; translated from the coding sequence ATGGCCCACAAGAAAGGCACAGGCTCCACCCGTAATGGCCGCGATTCGAACTCCAAGCGCCTTGGCGTCAAGCGCTACGGCGGCGAGACCGTCAGCGCCGGTTCGATCCTGATCCGTCAGCGCGGCACCTCCGTGCTCCCCGGGGTGAATGTGGGTCGCGGCTCCGATGACACCCTGTTCGCCCTGGTCGACGGTGTAGTGACCTTCGAGAGCATCAAGCGCGGCCTGCGCAACCGCAAACGCATCAACATCGCCGTCGCCTGA
- the kaiB gene encoding circadian clock protein KaiB, producing the protein MAYRKTYILKLYVAGNTPNSMRALKTLRNILETEFRGVYALKVIDVLKNPQLAEEDKILATPTLAKILPPPVRRIIGDLSDRERVLIGLDLLYGELSEEGFEFNEQDEDFDATDAGAGNDPTGDSSGS; encoded by the coding sequence ATGGCCTACCGCAAGACCTACATCCTCAAGCTCTACGTGGCCGGCAACACGCCCAATTCGATGCGGGCGCTCAAGACCCTGCGCAACATCCTCGAAACCGAATTCCGGGGTGTCTACGCCCTCAAGGTGATCGATGTTCTCAAGAATCCCCAGCTCGCCGAGGAGGACAAGATCCTGGCCACCCCGACCCTGGCCAAGATCCTGCCGCCGCCGGTGCGGCGGATCATCGGCGACCTCTCCGACCGCGAACGGGTGCTGATCGGCCTCGACCTGCTCTACGGCGAACTGAGCGAGGAGGGCTTCGAATTCAACGAGCAGGACGAGGACTTCGACGCGACAGACGCGGGCGCCGGCAACGACCCGACAGGTGACAGCTCAGGTTCCTGA
- the truB gene encoding tRNA pseudouridine(55) synthase TruB, which translates to MTVSTGLSPAPAPRGVGDTPFGFLVLDKPAGLTSHDCVSRVRRAYGLRRVGHGGTLDPAVTGVLPIALGPATRLLPYLSGGKSYRGVIQLGVRTASDDLQGEVLERQNVPRLHAAGLEQALGPFRGEILQRPPQVSAVHVDGERAHVRARRGEALELAERQVTIEALELLGWDPATGQLELHIDCSAGTYIRSLARDLGQTLGCGGALASLRRTAALGFRLDQACGLEALQGQPLPPLRDPLEVLGHLPQRLLREDEWPSWRCGRRLPDDTGAAAEQAVVILDPDGALAGLARSDGAGQLQPRLVLDPAG; encoded by the coding sequence ATGACGGTGTCCACCGGTCTGTCCCCTGCGCCCGCTCCGCGTGGCGTGGGGGACACTCCATTTGGCTTTCTCGTGCTGGATAAGCCCGCCGGGCTCACCTCCCACGACTGCGTCAGCCGTGTCCGGCGGGCCTACGGCCTGCGTCGGGTTGGCCACGGCGGCACCCTCGATCCAGCGGTCACCGGTGTGCTGCCGATCGCGCTCGGGCCCGCCACCCGCCTGCTGCCTTATCTCAGCGGCGGCAAGAGCTACCGGGGGGTGATCCAGCTGGGGGTTCGCACCGCCAGCGACGATCTGCAGGGCGAGGTCCTGGAGCGCCAGAACGTGCCTCGGCTCCATGCGGCCGGCCTCGAGCAGGCCCTGGGGCCGTTCCGGGGCGAGATCCTGCAGCGTCCACCCCAGGTCTCGGCCGTGCATGTCGACGGCGAGCGGGCTCATGTCCGCGCCCGCCGCGGCGAGGCGCTCGAGCTGGCGGAGCGTCAGGTGACGATCGAGGCACTCGAGCTGCTCGGCTGGGATCCGGCCACGGGCCAGCTGGAGCTGCACATCGACTGTTCCGCCGGCACCTACATCCGCTCCCTGGCCCGGGATCTCGGTCAGACCCTCGGTTGCGGCGGTGCCCTGGCCAGCCTGCGCCGCACCGCTGCCCTCGGCTTCCGTCTGGACCAGGCCTGCGGGCTGGAGGCTCTGCAAGGTCAGCCGCTCCCGCCGCTGCGGGATCCGCTCGAAGTCCTCGGCCACCTGCCGCAGCGTCTGCTCCGCGAGGATGAATGGCCGTCCTGGCGCTGTGGTCGCCGTCTGCCGGACGACACCGGCGCCGCTGCGGAGCAGGCGGTGGTGATCCTGGATCCCGACGGGGCTCTGGCGGGTCTGGCCCGCAGTGACGGTGCCGGTCAGCTCCAGCCCCGGCTGGTGCTCGATCCCGCCGGCTGA